The Fusobacterium necrophorum subsp. necrophorum genome has a window encoding:
- the yvcK gene encoding uridine diphosphate-N-acetylglucosamine-binding protein YvcK, with translation MRKKPSIVVLGGGSGISVLLRGLKHLPVDITTIVTVADSGGSSGVLRKEFSCLPPGDFRNVIAALSQVEPLMEEMFQYRFQKDTFLGGHPLGNLIIMAMTELTGNLQEAIDSLRKLFHIKAHIFPASLDNVTLAARKADGTVVIGESNIPEPGKQIERVYYTTEASPVTKTLDIMKKADLILLGMGSLYTSLLPHLLVKGVSEAILQSKAKKIYICNAMEQPGETEQYTASAHVKAIYQHSQEGLLDTILVDSHSIPKKEMKLYEEAGVSRVQIDVPKLQKLGLEVIDRNMIEVDKEGMIRHHPYRLAAVIYSLIEHWERFYD, from the coding sequence ATGCGCAAGAAACCTAGCATTGTAGTATTGGGGGGAGGAAGTGGAATTTCTGTTTTGCTTCGAGGCTTAAAACATCTTCCCGTTGATATTACAACGATTGTAACGGTGGCGGACAGTGGAGGGAGCAGCGGAGTATTGCGAAAAGAATTTTCTTGTCTTCCTCCCGGGGATTTTCGAAATGTCATTGCCGCTCTCAGTCAAGTGGAGCCCTTAATGGAAGAAATGTTTCAATATCGGTTTCAGAAGGATACTTTTTTGGGAGGTCATCCCTTAGGAAATTTGATTATTATGGCAATGACGGAATTAACAGGGAACTTACAGGAAGCAATTGATTCCTTGCGAAAATTGTTTCATATCAAGGCTCATATTTTTCCGGCGAGTTTGGATAATGTTACCCTAGCCGCTCGAAAAGCAGATGGAACAGTCGTCATTGGAGAAAGCAACATTCCAGAGCCGGGAAAGCAAATTGAAAGAGTGTATTACACGACAGAGGCATCCCCTGTTACAAAAACCTTAGATATTATGAAAAAAGCAGATTTGATTCTTTTAGGAATGGGGAGTCTGTATACCAGTTTGCTCCCTCACCTCCTGGTGAAAGGAGTATCGGAGGCAATTTTGCAATCTAAGGCAAAAAAAATATACATTTGTAATGCCATGGAACAACCCGGAGAAACGGAACAATATACGGCATCCGCTCATGTAAAAGCCATTTATCAGCATAGTCAAGAGGGACTGCTTGATACGATTTTAGTAGATTCTCATAGTATTCCTAAAAAAGAGATGAAACTTTACGAGGAGGCGGGGGTATCTCGAGTTCAGATTGATGTTCCCAAACTTCAGAAATTGGGATTGGAAGTGATAGATCGTAATATGATTGAAGTAGATAAGGAGGGAATGATAAGACATCATCCTTATCGCTTGGCGGCAGTCATTTATTCTTTGATTGAGCATTGGGAAAGGTTCTATGATTAA
- a CDS encoding 4Fe-4S binding protein: MKRKAKCIENRCIMCRACVRYCPVKAIDRKINIDRDVCIGCGSCVKVCQHGAMILEEVEDEISENSNQKLANFFRNDLTL, encoded by the coding sequence ATGAAACGAAAGGCAAAGTGTATTGAAAACAGGTGTATCATGTGTAGAGCTTGTGTCAGGTATTGCCCGGTAAAAGCGATTGATAGGAAAATCAATATCGATCGAGATGTCTGCATTGGCTGTGGCAGCTGTGTCAAAGTGTGCCAGCATGGTGCTATGATTTTGGAGGAAGTAGAGGATGAAATTAGCGAAAATTCGAATCAAAAATTGGCAAACTTTTTCAGAAACGACCTTACATTGTAA
- a CDS encoding Na+/H+ antiporter NhaC family protein encodes MLENQVKASFKGLIPFIVFIVIYLGAGMILQSQGVELAFYQLPGPVAAAAGIVVAFLLFKGSIEEKFNTFLEGCGHQDIMTMCIIYLLAGAFAVVSKAMGGVDSTVNLGITYIPPHYIAVGLFVIGAFISTATGTSVGAIVALGPIAVGLGEKSGVSMALILAAVMGGAMFGDNLSVISDTTIAATKTQGVEMRDKFRVNLFIAAPAAILTIILLFMFGRPEVVPEAMSYDFNIVKVLPYIFVLVMALIGINVFVVLASGVLLSGIIGFAYGDFTLLTFGQQVYNGFTNMTEIFILSMLTGGMAQMVTKQGGIQWVIEKIQTMVVGRKSAKFGIGMLVGLTDIAVANNTVAIIINGEIAKQLSTKYEVDGRESAAFLDIFSCVAQGAIPHGAQMLILLGFAKGVVSPTQLIPLLWYQMLLFLFSVGYIMAPQLSQKVLSFLDKSK; translated from the coding sequence ATGCTAGAAAACCAAGTAAAAGCCAGTTTTAAAGGGTTGATTCCGTTTATTGTGTTTATCGTGATTTATTTGGGGGCGGGAATGATATTGCAATCCCAAGGGGTCGAATTGGCTTTTTATCAATTGCCCGGTCCGGTTGCAGCAGCAGCGGGAATTGTAGTCGCTTTTCTTTTATTTAAAGGAAGTATCGAAGAAAAATTCAATACTTTCTTGGAAGGTTGCGGACATCAAGACATTATGACAATGTGTATCATCTACTTATTGGCAGGAGCTTTTGCCGTGGTGTCGAAGGCAATGGGAGGAGTTGATTCTACTGTAAATTTGGGAATTACCTACATTCCTCCTCACTATATTGCAGTGGGACTTTTTGTCATCGGAGCTTTTATTTCTACGGCGACAGGAACTTCTGTCGGGGCCATTGTTGCCTTAGGACCTATTGCCGTGGGCTTGGGAGAAAAAAGCGGAGTTTCTATGGCTTTAATTTTAGCTGCTGTTATGGGGGGAGCTATGTTTGGAGACAATCTGTCCGTTATTTCTGATACTACGATAGCGGCAACCAAGACACAAGGGGTCGAAATGAGAGATAAATTCAGAGTCAATTTATTTATCGCAGCACCGGCAGCCATTCTTACGATTATTTTATTATTTATGTTCGGTCGACCTGAAGTGGTTCCGGAAGCAATGTCCTACGATTTTAATATTGTAAAAGTGTTGCCCTATATCTTTGTATTGGTCATGGCTTTAATAGGAATTAACGTTTTTGTGGTGTTAGCCTCAGGAGTATTGTTGTCGGGGATTATCGGCTTTGCTTATGGAGATTTTACTTTGTTGACCTTTGGACAACAAGTATATAACGGATTTACCAATATGACAGAAATCTTTATTTTATCCATGTTAACAGGTGGAATGGCACAAATGGTAACAAAACAGGGTGGAATTCAATGGGTGATTGAAAAAATTCAAACGATGGTAGTAGGAAGAAAAAGTGCCAAATTCGGAATCGGAATGTTAGTAGGATTGACAGATATTGCTGTTGCAAACAATACCGTTGCTATTATTATCAATGGAGAAATTGCAAAACAATTATCCACGAAGTATGAAGTGGACGGAAGAGAAAGTGCCGCCTTTTTGGATATTTTCTCTTGTGTCGCTCAAGGAGCAATTCCACACGGGGCTCAAATGTTAATTTTATTAGGCTTTGCAAAGGGAGTAGTTTCTCCGACTCAACTAATACCGTTATTATGGTATCAAATGTTGCTATTTCTTTTCTCCGTGGGATATATCATGGCACCGCAATTGAGTCAAAAAGTGCTTTCCTTTTTGGATAAATCCAAATAA
- the megL gene encoding methionine gamma-lyase, whose product MKMKKCGLGTTAIHGGAVKNPYGSLAVPVFQTSTFIFDSAEQGGKRFALEEDGYIYSRLGNPTTSILEARVAALEEGEAAVAMSSGMGAISSTLWTVLKAGDHVITDTTLYGCTFALMNHGLTKFGVEVSFVDTSDLEAVKKAMKANTRVVYLETPANPNLKIVDLEAIATLAHTNPNTLVIVDNTFATPFLQKPLTLGVDIVVHSATKYINGHGDVVAGLAVTNQELANQIRLVGVKDMTGSVLGPQEAYYILRGLKTFEIRMERHCKNAEKVVEYLCRHEQVEKVYYPGLADHPGYEVAKKQMRAFGGMISFELKGGMEAGKTLLNNLKLCSLAVSLGDTETLIQHPASMTHSPYTKEERMAAGITDGLVRLSVGLENVEDIIADLEYGLSKI is encoded by the coding sequence ATGAAAATGAAAAAATGTGGATTGGGAACAACAGCAATTCATGGAGGTGCAGTAAAAAATCCTTATGGAAGTTTAGCGGTACCGGTATTTCAAACATCAACTTTTATTTTTGATTCTGCGGAACAGGGAGGAAAACGTTTTGCATTGGAAGAAGATGGATATATTTATTCTCGTCTAGGAAATCCGACTACGAGTATTTTAGAAGCTAGAGTGGCTGCTTTGGAAGAAGGAGAAGCGGCAGTTGCAATGTCATCCGGAATGGGAGCTATTTCTTCGACTCTTTGGACTGTTTTAAAAGCGGGAGATCATGTTATTACGGATACCACTTTATATGGATGTACCTTTGCTTTGATGAATCATGGATTGACAAAATTCGGAGTGGAGGTAAGTTTTGTAGATACTTCCGATTTAGAAGCTGTTAAAAAAGCCATGAAGGCAAATACCAGAGTAGTTTATTTGGAAACTCCGGCAAACCCGAATTTAAAAATTGTAGATTTGGAAGCCATTGCAACATTGGCTCATACAAATCCGAATACTTTAGTCATTGTCGATAATACTTTTGCAACTCCTTTCCTTCAAAAACCTTTGACTTTAGGAGTGGACATTGTTGTGCATTCTGCAACAAAATATATCAACGGACACGGAGATGTGGTTGCAGGTTTGGCAGTGACCAATCAAGAATTGGCAAATCAAATTCGATTGGTAGGAGTGAAAGATATGACAGGTTCCGTATTAGGACCTCAAGAAGCATATTATATTCTTCGAGGATTGAAAACCTTTGAAATTCGTATGGAAAGACATTGCAAAAATGCGGAAAAAGTAGTGGAATATTTGTGTCGACATGAACAAGTAGAAAAGGTATATTATCCGGGACTTGCGGATCATCCGGGATATGAAGTGGCAAAAAAGCAAATGAGAGCCTTTGGCGGAATGATTTCTTTTGAACTGAAAGGCGGAATGGAAGCAGGAAAAACTTTATTAAATAATTTAAAATTATGTTCTTTGGCGGTATCTTTAGGAGATACGGAAACCTTAATTCAACATCCTGCCTCCATGACACACTCTCCATATACCAAAGAAGAAAGAATGGCAGCAGGAATCACGGATGGATTGGTAAGACTGTCTGTGGGATTGGAAAATGTGGAAGATATTATTGCTGACTTAGAATACGGATTATCGAAAATCTGA
- a CDS encoding SPFH domain-containing protein produces MYIFSFIPYVVVVALLLVFISKGIKIVPESNVYIVEKLGKYHQSLSSGLNFINPFFDRISRVVSLKEQVVDFPPQPVITKDNATMQIDTVVYFQITDPKSYTYGVERPLSAIENLTATTLRNIIGDMTVDQTLTSRDIINTKMRVELDEATDPWGIKVNRVELKSILPPEDIRVAMEKEMKAEREKRATVLEAQAKRESAILVAEGEKQSMILRAEAAKESEIQEALGKAQAILEIRKAEAEGIRLLNEAKITKEVLSLKSFESLEKVADGQATKIIVPSELQNLSSFVTAIREMK; encoded by the coding sequence ATGTATATATTTTCATTTATCCCCTATGTAGTTGTTGTGGCATTGTTACTTGTATTCATTTCCAAAGGAATTAAGATCGTTCCGGAGTCGAATGTCTATATTGTTGAAAAATTAGGAAAATATCATCAATCTTTAAGTTCCGGATTGAATTTTATCAATCCTTTTTTCGATAGAATTTCCAGAGTCGTATCTTTAAAAGAACAAGTCGTGGATTTTCCTCCACAACCGGTCATTACGAAAGATAATGCCACCATGCAGATTGATACCGTTGTGTATTTTCAAATCACAGATCCCAAGTCTTATACCTATGGAGTGGAAAGACCGCTATCGGCGATTGAAAATTTAACGGCAACCACTCTTAGAAATATTATTGGAGATATGACGGTCGATCAGACCTTGACTTCGAGAGATATTATCAATACGAAGATGAGAGTCGAATTGGATGAAGCTACGGACCCTTGGGGAATTAAAGTAAATCGTGTAGAATTGAAGAGTATTCTGCCACCGGAAGATATTCGAGTGGCAATGGAAAAAGAAATGAAAGCAGAAAGAGAGAAAAGAGCAACCGTTTTAGAAGCACAGGCAAAAAGAGAATCTGCCATTTTAGTAGCAGAAGGAGAAAAACAATCCATGATCCTTCGAGCAGAAGCAGCAAAAGAATCCGAAATTCAAGAAGCTTTAGGGAAGGCTCAAGCGATTTTGGAGATTAGAAAAGCGGAAGCGGAGGGAATTCGTCTATTGAACGAAGCAAAAATTACAAAGGAAGTATTGAGTTTAAAATCTTTTGAAAGTTTGGAAAAAGTGGCAGACGGGCAAGCTACAAAAATTATTGTTCCAAGTGAACTTCAAAATTTATCTTCTTTTGTGACAGCAATCCGAGAAATGAAATAA
- a CDS encoding DMT family transporter, translated as MMKKNTAKKYAAKFYAFLAVFFWASAFVSTKIVLQSGQLSAMDLGMLRYFFAGILLIPLAFFCKIRLPHSRDLSKFAISGILGYTAYMFFFNTASTMISPSTASVINAVCPGLTAVFAYFLFSEKISWKGILGLFISFVGILFLSLWNASFSLNIGVLYMFVAAICLSMYNISQRSFVQRYNAMETMTYCLLAGSFFLFLCHGKSLLLLPRLSQQMWRHLIYLAMFPSILSYYCWAKAMQSCRKTSEVTNFMFVTPMIATLLSFLMIKELPTWSSYFGGALILSGMILFQMEKIKK; from the coding sequence ATGATGAAAAAGAATACTGCAAAAAAATATGCTGCTAAATTTTATGCTTTTTTAGCGGTCTTTTTTTGGGCATCTGCCTTTGTTTCTACAAAAATAGTTCTGCAATCGGGGCAATTGTCCGCTATGGATTTGGGAATGCTTCGCTATTTTTTCGCCGGAATTCTGTTGATTCCTCTGGCTTTCTTTTGTAAGATCAGGCTTCCACACAGTCGAGATTTATCCAAATTCGCTATTTCCGGAATCTTAGGTTACACAGCCTATATGTTTTTCTTCAATACTGCCAGCACTATGATAAGCCCTTCTACCGCCAGTGTTATCAATGCTGTTTGTCCCGGTTTAACTGCTGTTTTTGCTTATTTTCTTTTCTCGGAAAAAATATCTTGGAAAGGAATTCTGGGTCTGTTTATTTCCTTTGTTGGAATTCTCTTTCTTTCTTTATGGAATGCCAGTTTTTCTCTCAACATAGGAGTTCTATATATGTTTGTGGCAGCTATCTGCCTCTCCATGTACAATATCAGCCAAAGGTCCTTTGTACAAAGATACAATGCTATGGAAACTATGACCTATTGTCTATTGGCAGGAAGTTTCTTTTTGTTCCTCTGCCATGGAAAATCCTTGTTATTACTTCCCCGTTTATCTCAACAAATGTGGAGGCATTTAATATATCTTGCCATGTTTCCAAGTATTCTTTCCTATTATTGTTGGGCAAAAGCCATGCAATCTTGTCGAAAAACAAGCGAAGTGACAAATTTTATGTTTGTCACCCCTATGATTGCTACTCTGTTGTCTTTTCTGATGATCAAAGAGCTTCCAACTTGGAGCAGCTATTTCGGAGGAGCTTTAATCCTATCGGGGATGATTTTATTTCAAATGGAAAAAATAAAAAAATAA
- a CDS encoding TOPRIM nucleotidyl transferase/hydrolase domain-containing protein has product MKLAKIRIKNWQTFSETTLHCKDFLIFTGASDTGKSSLMKAILSFFQVRNLRESDIRNRELPLEIIGDFCDKRGNFQVKFLKKKEREIQYFIRYSAEWKSLEEKEFQELLSSISVFYIPSIAEDGQMDYLLERVFQNPKLKEYEHYWNEYQEARKSRKSHGFYRHLFLRFLFEVAGREEKNNFWENSILLWEEPEFYLNPQEERACYEKLLEHSKLGLNIIVSTNSSRFIDLEQYQSICVFRRLRDETRVYQYLGNLFSGDEVMEFNMNYWINPDRSELFFAKKVILVEGQTDKIILSYLSKKLGVYSYDDSIIECGSKSTIPQFIRLLNAFKIPYVAVYDKDNHAWRNPTEIFNSNQKNRSIQKMVHKKFGSYVELENDIEEEIYNENRERKNYKNKPFYALEKVMQEGYRLPKRLREKIYKIFE; this is encoded by the coding sequence ATGAAATTAGCGAAAATTCGAATCAAAAATTGGCAAACTTTTTCAGAAACGACCTTACATTGTAAAGATTTTTTGATTTTTACAGGAGCATCCGATACCGGAAAATCCTCTCTGATGAAAGCGATTCTTTCTTTTTTTCAAGTGAGAAACTTGCGGGAAAGTGATATTCGAAATAGAGAGCTCCCTTTAGAAATAATAGGGGACTTTTGCGATAAACGAGGAAATTTTCAAGTAAAATTTCTCAAAAAGAAAGAGCGGGAAATTCAATATTTTATACGATACAGTGCGGAATGGAAGAGCTTGGAAGAGAAAGAATTTCAAGAGTTGCTAAGTTCTATTTCTGTATTCTATATTCCGTCGATTGCAGAGGACGGGCAAATGGATTATTTATTGGAAAGAGTTTTTCAAAATCCGAAGCTGAAGGAATACGAACATTATTGGAACGAATATCAGGAAGCTAGAAAGAGTCGGAAAAGTCATGGATTTTATCGGCATTTATTTCTTCGTTTTCTTTTTGAAGTTGCCGGACGAGAAGAAAAAAATAATTTTTGGGAGAATTCCATTTTGTTGTGGGAGGAACCTGAATTCTATTTGAATCCTCAAGAGGAAAGAGCCTGTTATGAAAAATTATTGGAGCATAGTAAATTGGGTTTAAATATCATTGTTTCTACGAATTCCAGTCGTTTTATCGACTTGGAGCAATATCAATCCATTTGTGTTTTTCGGAGATTGAGAGACGAAACGAGGGTATATCAGTATCTGGGAAATTTATTCTCCGGAGATGAAGTCATGGAATTCAATATGAACTATTGGATCAATCCCGACAGAAGTGAGTTATTCTTCGCCAAAAAAGTAATTTTGGTAGAGGGACAAACCGACAAGATTATCCTGTCTTATTTATCCAAAAAATTAGGAGTGTACTCTTATGATGATTCCATTATAGAATGTGGAAGCAAAAGTACCATTCCACAGTTTATCCGTCTGTTAAATGCTTTCAAAATACCCTACGTGGCGGTTTATGATAAGGACAATCATGCTTGGAGAAATCCTACGGAGATTTTTAATTCCAATCAAAAGAATAGAAGTATTCAAAAAATGGTACATAAAAAATTCGGTTCCTATGTAGAATTGGAAAATGACATAGAGGAAGAAATTTACAATGAAAATCGAGAAAGAAAGAATTATAAAAATAAACCTTTTTATGCCTTAGAAAAGGTCATGCAAGAGGGATACAGACTTCCTAAAAGATTGAGAGAGAAAATTTATAAAATTTTCGAATAA
- a CDS encoding PLP-dependent aminotransferase family protein yields MKTKIIRDTGHKISMQLYEILKEDILQNHWKENSKFYSIRQVSIKFKVNLNTVLKVFQTLEEEGYLYSIKGKGCFIKKGYHLDVNERMTPILNTFRFGQNTREQEINFSNGAPPKEYFPIEAYRNILTEILSDVEGSKNLLGYQNIQGLESLRQELVRFMKQYGISVSKDNIIICSGTQNALQLISTSLGTLPRKTVLLSNPTYQNAVHILESSCNIENIDLQSDGWDMRNLEEILQSKKIHLVYVMTNFQNPTGISWSISKKKKLLEFASKYDFYIIEDDCFADFYYEKKRTKPMKALDKEGRVLYLKTFSKVVMPGIGLAMLIPPKNFVEKCSIHKYFIDTTTSGIHQKFLELFLKRGLLEQHLDQLREILGKRMKYMVEILQKIPHLRILHIPKGGFFLWIELANYIDGEKFYYKCRLRGLSILPGFIFYSDKKNSCKIRISIVSSSFEEMKAGFQIIQDILEHCEGVNNEIRLP; encoded by the coding sequence ATGAAAACAAAAATCATTCGAGATACCGGACATAAAATTTCCATGCAATTATACGAAATTTTGAAGGAAGACATCTTGCAAAATCATTGGAAAGAAAATAGTAAGTTCTATTCCATTCGTCAAGTTTCCATTAAATTTAAGGTCAATCTAAATACAGTTCTAAAAGTGTTCCAAACCTTAGAAGAAGAAGGTTACCTATACAGTATAAAAGGAAAGGGCTGCTTCATCAAAAAAGGCTACCATTTGGACGTAAATGAAAGAATGACTCCCATTTTAAACACCTTTCGCTTCGGACAAAATACAAGAGAACAGGAAATCAATTTTTCCAATGGAGCTCCTCCCAAAGAATATTTTCCCATAGAAGCCTATCGGAATATTTTGACGGAAATTCTTTCCGATGTGGAAGGAAGTAAAAATCTACTGGGCTATCAAAATATTCAAGGGCTGGAAAGTCTGAGGCAGGAATTGGTCCGCTTTATGAAACAATACGGAATCTCCGTTTCCAAAGACAATATTATTATTTGCTCCGGAACACAAAATGCTTTACAGCTCATCAGTACAAGCTTAGGAACACTTCCTCGAAAAACCGTTTTATTATCCAATCCCACCTATCAAAATGCAGTTCACATTTTAGAAAGTTCTTGCAATATTGAGAATATCGATTTACAATCGGATGGCTGGGATATGAGAAACTTGGAGGAAATATTACAAAGCAAAAAAATACATCTTGTGTATGTCATGACGAATTTCCAAAATCCAACCGGTATCAGCTGGTCTATTTCCAAAAAAAAGAAATTGCTGGAATTTGCGAGTAAGTATGATTTCTATATTATTGAAGATGACTGTTTCGCTGATTTCTACTATGAGAAAAAGAGAACAAAGCCGATGAAAGCTTTGGACAAAGAAGGGAGAGTTCTCTATTTGAAAACCTTTTCAAAAGTAGTCATGCCGGGAATCGGACTGGCTATGTTGATTCCTCCTAAAAATTTTGTGGAAAAATGCAGTATCCACAAATATTTTATTGATACCACCACCTCAGGAATTCATCAGAAATTTTTAGAATTATTTCTAAAAAGAGGACTTCTGGAACAACATTTGGATCAGCTGCGAGAAATATTGGGAAAACGAATGAAATACATGGTGGAAATTTTACAAAAAATTCCTCATCTTCGTATTCTGCATATTCCAAAAGGAGGCTTTTTCCTATGGATAGAGCTTGCCAACTATATTGACGGAGAAAAATTCTATTATAAATGTCGTCTGCGAGGTCTGTCCATTCTACCGGGCTTCATTTTCTATTCGGATAAAAAGAATTCCTGTAAAATTCGAATTAGTATTGTGTCCAGTTCTTTCGAAGAAATGAAAGCGGGATTTCAAATTATACAGGATATTTTGGAGCACTGTGAAGGGGTCAACAATGAAATCCGTCTCCCCTGA